The proteins below come from a single Arthrobacter sp. B1I2 genomic window:
- a CDS encoding thiolase family protein, translated as MAATAGPQAFLVGGVRTPVGRYGGALSSVRPDDLAALVVREAVERAGLDPESIDEVILGNANGAGEENRNVARMATLLAGLPLHIPGITVNRLCASGLSAIIQASHMIKAGAADIVIAGGVESMSRAPWVQEKPTAAFAKPGQIFDTSIGWRFTNPQFQHGGLSRDGKMTYSMPETAEEVARVDGISREDADAFAVRSHQLALDAIEAGRFKDEIVPVTVKSRKSETVVDTDEGPRPGTSLDVLAGLKPVAHGGSVVTAGNSSSLNDGASAIIVASEAALERLGLTPRARIIDGASAGCEPEIMGIGPVPATQKVLKRSGLSVGDLAAVELNEAFATQSLACIRRLGLEPEIVNRDGGAIALGHPLGSSGSRLAITLLGRMEREGARIGLATMCVGVGQGTAMLLEKI; from the coding sequence ATGGCTGCAACCGCAGGTCCGCAGGCTTTCCTTGTTGGCGGGGTCCGAACGCCCGTGGGCAGGTACGGAGGCGCGTTGTCCTCCGTGCGGCCTGACGACCTTGCGGCCCTGGTGGTCCGCGAAGCCGTGGAACGCGCCGGTCTGGATCCCGAGAGCATCGATGAAGTAATCCTTGGCAACGCGAACGGCGCGGGGGAGGAGAACCGGAACGTGGCCCGGATGGCCACCCTGCTGGCGGGGTTGCCGCTGCACATTCCCGGGATCACGGTCAACCGGCTCTGCGCCTCCGGCCTGAGTGCCATCATCCAGGCCAGCCACATGATCAAGGCCGGCGCCGCAGACATTGTTATCGCCGGCGGCGTTGAATCGATGAGCCGCGCGCCCTGGGTGCAGGAGAAGCCCACCGCCGCATTCGCCAAGCCGGGCCAGATCTTCGACACCTCGATCGGCTGGCGCTTCACTAACCCGCAGTTCCAGCACGGCGGCCTGTCACGGGACGGGAAAATGACCTACTCCATGCCGGAAACGGCCGAGGAAGTGGCCAGGGTGGACGGCATCTCCCGCGAGGACGCTGATGCGTTCGCCGTCCGCTCCCACCAGCTGGCCCTGGATGCCATCGAAGCCGGCCGCTTCAAGGATGAGATCGTTCCGGTGACCGTCAAGTCCCGCAAGTCCGAGACCGTGGTGGACACCGACGAAGGCCCCCGCCCCGGTACCAGCCTGGACGTCCTCGCCGGCTTGAAGCCAGTGGCGCACGGCGGATCGGTGGTCACGGCCGGGAACTCCTCGTCCCTCAACGATGGCGCATCGGCCATCATCGTGGCCTCGGAAGCAGCCCTCGAGCGGCTGGGCCTGACACCCCGGGCCCGCATCATCGACGGCGCCTCTGCCGGCTGTGAACCGGAGATCATGGGCATCGGACCCGTCCCGGCCACCCAGAAGGTACTCAAGCGGAGCGGCCTCAGTGTCGGTGACCTTGCCGCCGTCGAACTTAACGAAGCCTTTGCCACGCAATCCCTGGCCTGCATCCGGCGCCTGGGACTGGAACCGGAGATCGTGAACCGCGACGGCGGTGCCATCGCCCTGGGACATCCGCTCGGGTCCAGCGGCTCACGGCTTGCCATCACCCTCCTGGGCCGGATGGAACGCGAAGGCGCCAGGATCGGCCTCGCCACCATGTGCGTGGGCGTCGGCCAGGGCACCGCCATGCTGCTGGAGAAGATCTGA
- a CDS encoding enoyl-CoA hydratase/isomerase family protein, with protein MGAAVDLASEDFTALLVEERDDRVVVLLNRPEVKNAIDQQMVDELHTVCAALEQNPRVLIIAGVDGVFASGADIAQLRERRRDNALQGINSTIFVRIARLPMPVIAALDGYCLGGGAELAYAADFRIGTPNVRIGNPETGLGILAAAGASWRLKELVGEPLAKQILLAGLVLGAGEARAANLITEIHDPADLLDAAHSLADRIGRQEPLAVRITKSVFHAPAEAHPLIDQLAQGILFESQAKFDRMQAFLDRNAAKKAQAASANPADGK; from the coding sequence ATGGGGGCTGCCGTGGACCTGGCGTCAGAGGACTTCACCGCGCTGCTGGTGGAAGAGCGGGACGACCGCGTGGTGGTGCTGCTCAACCGGCCCGAAGTGAAGAACGCGATTGACCAGCAGATGGTGGATGAACTCCATACCGTTTGCGCTGCGCTGGAGCAGAACCCCCGAGTGCTGATCATCGCGGGCGTGGATGGAGTCTTCGCCTCCGGCGCCGACATCGCCCAGCTGCGTGAACGGCGCCGGGACAACGCCCTGCAGGGAATCAACTCCACCATCTTCGTCCGGATCGCCAGGCTGCCGATGCCCGTCATCGCCGCACTGGACGGTTACTGCCTGGGCGGCGGCGCCGAACTCGCCTACGCCGCGGACTTCCGGATCGGCACACCCAATGTGCGCATCGGCAACCCGGAAACGGGACTGGGAATCCTGGCCGCTGCCGGTGCCAGCTGGCGGCTGAAGGAACTGGTGGGCGAACCGCTGGCCAAACAAATCCTCCTCGCCGGACTGGTCCTCGGAGCCGGGGAAGCCCGCGCTGCCAACCTCATCACGGAAATCCACGACCCGGCCGACCTCCTGGACGCAGCCCACAGCCTGGCCGACAGGATTGGACGCCAGGAACCGCTGGCCGTCCGCATCACCAAGTCCGTATTTCACGCCCCTGCGGAAGCGCATCCGCTGATCGACCAGCTGGCCCAGGGCATCCTCTTCGAATCCCAGGCCAAGTTCGACCGGATGCAGGCCTTCCTGGACCGCAACGCGGCTAAAAAGGCCCAAGCCGCCTCCGCCAACCCAGCCGACGGAAAGTAG
- a CDS encoding 3-hydroxyacyl-CoA dehydrogenase family protein: MTNHEVPASLPAGLPPYVGVLGGGRMGAGIAHAFLIKGANVLVVERDDVSAEAARERVESAAAKSIERGATDANLDELVSRLDVTVDYDDFKDRQLVVEAVPEDWDLKVTALRGIEERLTGDAFIASNTSSLSVNGLARELKRPENFLGLHFFNPVPASTLIEVVLGERTSPELAAAAKSWVEALGKTAVVVNDAPGFASSRLGVAIALEAMRMVEEGVASAGDIDAAMVLGYKHPTGPLKTTDIVGLDVRLGIAEYLHSTLGERFAPPQILRDKVARGELGRKTGKGFFDWPS; encoded by the coding sequence ATGACCAACCATGAAGTTCCCGCCAGCCTTCCCGCCGGCCTTCCTCCTTATGTCGGAGTGCTGGGAGGCGGCCGCATGGGTGCCGGCATCGCCCACGCCTTCCTGATCAAGGGTGCCAACGTGCTGGTGGTGGAGCGCGACGACGTCTCCGCCGAAGCCGCGCGCGAAAGGGTGGAATCTGCCGCCGCGAAGAGCATTGAACGGGGCGCCACGGACGCCAACCTGGATGAGCTGGTTTCCCGCCTTGACGTGACGGTGGACTACGACGACTTCAAGGACCGCCAATTGGTGGTGGAAGCGGTCCCTGAAGACTGGGACCTCAAAGTGACCGCCCTGAGGGGGATCGAGGAACGGCTGACAGGGGATGCCTTCATCGCGTCCAACACGTCGTCGCTGTCCGTCAACGGCCTGGCCCGCGAGCTGAAGCGGCCGGAGAACTTCCTGGGCCTGCACTTTTTCAATCCAGTGCCCGCCTCCACCCTCATCGAAGTGGTGCTGGGGGAGCGCACGTCTCCCGAACTTGCCGCCGCGGCAAAATCCTGGGTGGAGGCACTCGGGAAGACCGCCGTCGTCGTCAATGATGCCCCCGGGTTCGCGTCCTCACGCCTTGGCGTGGCCATCGCGCTTGAGGCCATGCGGATGGTGGAGGAAGGCGTGGCCTCGGCAGGGGATATCGACGCCGCCATGGTCCTGGGCTACAAACACCCCACCGGGCCGCTGAAAACCACGGACATCGTGGGCCTTGACGTCCGCCTGGGGATTGCCGAATACCTGCACTCCACCCTTGGCGAGCGGTTCGCGCCGCCGCAGATCCTCAGGGACAAGGTGGCCCGCGGGGAACTGGGACGCAAAACGGGCAAGGGCTTTTTCGACTGGCCCAGCTAG
- a CDS encoding DUF6480 family protein: MSGQNPDPEEDKLTGLEPGGGVPPGETPPGEASTSTTQGHDEHGTRKGTQFLWIAIIGVVVLLCLLYFIGYIVGFLD, from the coding sequence ATGTCAGGCCAGAATCCGGATCCGGAAGAGGACAAGCTCACTGGTTTGGAGCCAGGCGGCGGAGTGCCGCCCGGGGAAACTCCGCCGGGCGAAGCCTCCACCAGCACCACGCAGGGTCATGACGAGCATGGCACCAGGAAGGGCACACAGTTCCTGTGGATCGCCATCATCGGCGTCGTGGTCCTGCTGTGCCTCCTGTACTTCATCGGCTACATTGTGGGCTTTTTAGACTAA
- a CDS encoding GNAT family N-acetyltransferase — translation MTFLEPLTLTGRCVILEPLAEEHHDGLVDAASDGELWKLWYTSVPAPDAMAGEIRRRLSLQEQGSMLPFTTRLIDAATGGPGRIIGMTTYMNIDAATPRVEIGSTWNAASVQGTGTNPDSKLLLLRHAFEVIGCPAVEFRTHWLNHQSREAIARLGAKQDGVLRSHSRTSDGNLRDTVVFSILDHEWPAVRAGLEYRLDRRG, via the coding sequence GTGACCTTCCTTGAACCCCTTACCCTGACCGGCCGCTGCGTAATCCTGGAACCGCTCGCGGAGGAGCACCATGACGGCCTTGTGGATGCGGCCAGTGACGGCGAGCTCTGGAAGCTTTGGTACACCTCTGTCCCGGCTCCGGACGCCATGGCGGGGGAGATCCGGCGGCGGCTGTCCCTGCAGGAGCAGGGATCCATGCTCCCGTTCACCACCCGGCTGATCGACGCCGCCACCGGCGGGCCCGGGCGCATCATCGGCATGACCACCTACATGAACATCGATGCCGCCACGCCGCGCGTGGAGATCGGCTCCACCTGGAACGCGGCATCCGTGCAGGGGACCGGCACCAATCCGGACTCCAAGCTCCTGCTGCTCCGGCACGCCTTCGAGGTAATCGGCTGCCCGGCCGTGGAGTTCCGCACCCACTGGCTGAACCACCAGTCGCGGGAGGCCATCGCACGGCTCGGCGCCAAGCAGGACGGCGTGCTTCGCAGCCATTCAAGGACCAGCGACGGGAACCTGCGGGACACCGTGGTGTTCTCCATCCTGGACCACGAATGGCCCGCGGTCCGCGCCGGGCTCGAATACCGGCTGGACCGGCGCGGATAG
- a CDS encoding SGNH/GDSL hydrolase family protein yields the protein MGIAALRRRIPAFAAGLASLAIALGAAAIPAEAAPQARDVDYVALGDSYTAGIGAGPYDATETCIQTSGGYVDMVGKTGRVDLLVNAACSGAELAGGPTSVAAQLSDPKTLAALSDAELVSITAGANDLGFAQIIGICATLSPTDCENAVRAATSEASLHALTLALAGTYKAIQAAAPDAKIVVLGYPLLFDTTDPAVTLPIPLASQKLINFGTIAINGAIEDAVSFANNKYGTNAVYVDVTNRFAGHEVNSGDPWIFFAAYVNATGTVQLDPRSFHPNEDGHRAYASALLASVKLGQLVRS from the coding sequence ATGGGAATTGCTGCATTACGACGCCGAATCCCGGCTTTCGCGGCCGGCCTCGCCAGCCTGGCAATAGCGCTGGGCGCGGCCGCGATACCAGCAGAAGCAGCACCGCAGGCGCGCGACGTTGACTACGTCGCCTTGGGCGACTCATATACGGCGGGCATTGGTGCCGGCCCCTATGACGCTACCGAGACTTGCATCCAGACTTCCGGCGGGTACGTGGACATGGTGGGAAAGACTGGTCGGGTGGACCTGCTCGTGAACGCGGCTTGTAGCGGTGCGGAGCTCGCAGGTGGGCCAACGAGTGTGGCCGCGCAACTCAGCGACCCTAAGACGCTGGCCGCGCTTTCGGATGCCGAGCTGGTGAGCATTACCGCAGGCGCAAACGATCTGGGGTTTGCACAAATAATCGGGATCTGCGCAACACTGAGCCCAACGGATTGTGAAAACGCCGTCCGCGCGGCGACCTCAGAGGCGAGCCTTCACGCGCTCACTTTGGCGCTAGCTGGAACATATAAGGCGATCCAAGCAGCCGCACCGGATGCGAAGATTGTCGTATTGGGTTACCCATTGCTCTTCGATACAACCGACCCGGCCGTTACCCTCCCCATCCCCCTGGCGAGTCAGAAGCTAATTAATTTCGGAACTATCGCCATCAACGGAGCGATTGAGGATGCCGTGAGCTTCGCAAATAACAAATATGGCACCAACGCCGTGTACGTCGACGTGACAAATAGGTTCGCCGGGCACGAGGTCAATTCTGGAGATCCTTGGATCTTCTTCGCCGCTTATGTCAATGCGACTGGCACGGTGCAGCTTGATCCTCGAAGCTTCCACCCCAACGAAGACGGGCACCGCGCATATGCCTCCGCCTTGCTCGCATCGGTGAAGCTCGGCCAACTCGTGCGGTCTTAG
- a CDS encoding tyrosine-protein phosphatase codes for MDWDGAVNAWHVSGGIYRMGRREWLTEAGWKQAFDDGVRTVIDLRNAAEGQRRDTDPVVPAAARAGIDVVQAPTEEPDDPRFTEVTGPYLNDPAHYGENARLFPEKLVGVFRSIAVAAPRGGVLLHCAAGRDRSGLVAAMVQDLAGDSDQAIAEGYRRAARGINERYRTHGPPHSREQYLDEAELAPLLEQRGLAVVEFVRELDTQNYLLANGLSPSELDAVMVLSGAAYAKESR; via the coding sequence ATGGACTGGGATGGCGCTGTCAACGCGTGGCACGTTTCCGGCGGCATCTACCGGATGGGACGTCGTGAGTGGCTGACCGAGGCAGGGTGGAAGCAGGCGTTCGACGACGGCGTCCGCACCGTCATTGATCTCCGTAACGCTGCGGAGGGCCAGCGCCGGGACACCGACCCCGTAGTGCCGGCCGCGGCCCGGGCCGGCATCGACGTGGTGCAGGCACCCACAGAGGAGCCGGATGATCCACGCTTCACTGAAGTTACAGGCCCCTACCTGAACGATCCTGCCCACTACGGCGAGAACGCCCGGCTCTTCCCCGAAAAGCTGGTGGGCGTCTTCCGGAGCATCGCCGTGGCCGCTCCGCGGGGAGGCGTCCTGCTGCACTGTGCCGCCGGCCGCGACCGCAGCGGACTGGTGGCCGCCATGGTGCAGGACCTGGCGGGCGACTCCGACCAGGCCATCGCGGAGGGGTACCGGCGGGCAGCCCGCGGCATCAACGAGCGCTACCGCACGCACGGGCCGCCGCACAGCCGGGAACAGTACCTCGACGAAGCGGAACTCGCGCCCCTGTTGGAACAGCGCGGGCTCGCTGTGGTGGAGTTTGTCCGGGAACTGGACACCCAGAATTACCTGCTGGCGAATGGACTCAGTCCTTCGGAACTTGACGCTGTCATGGTGCTGTCCGGAGCTGCCTACGCAAAGG